The sequence TGGAAACCCGGTGAGCAAAAGGTAACTTGGGCTGTGTTTACAGGGTTCCCCAGGTAATCGAGGGTTCCCCGGTGCTGATGGTTTGCCTGGACCCAAGGTAGAGTTCTTCTTTTATATCCATTACAAGTTACCTTATATACATTTGTCGGTGTGATTATGGTGTATATTTCATAAATGCCAtctatattgtatttttatctgAAGGGTTCTCAGGGAGACCGTGGAATATCAGGCCCATCAGGACCAAAGGGTTCCTTAGGAGACCCTGGTCGTACAGGAGAACCTGGTCTACCAGGTGCAAGGGTAACACTGAcaactttgacatttttagcaGCAGTCTCCATTCGTCCATCGCTTCAGTCTTGAACGTTTCCATCGCTGACCTTTCAATCTGCTCTTCAAAGGGTCTTACTGGTACTCCTGGAGTGCAGGGGGCCGAGGGAAAGCCAGGGCCAGTGGTATGTGAATGTCCTTTATCCCTTTTGACATTATATGTGTGAATTGGGTTAAGTCTATGTCTGGCTTGGCTTGTCATTTAGGGTGGGCCCGGTGAAGATGGTCGCCCAGGCCCTGCGGGCTCCATTGGCAACAGAGGACCTGCAGGAACGATGGGAATACCAGGCCCCAAGGGATTTAATGTAAGTGCCACTTTGCAGCTACCAGTTTCACCTACGTGTTGATCTCAAATTCCAAATATGTGCTGCCTTCAAAAGGGGGATCCGGGAAAGACAGGTGAACAAGGATCTGCTGGAGTAGCTGGTCAGAGGGTGAGTAAGCTggaatgttgcttttttttgtcttgaaactcGACTATGACATCAATTAGATTTTGCAGGACTGACCTTTGTGCTTTTGTCCTTCAGGGTCCTCCTGGAAAAGATGGAGAGGTTGGACCTGCCGGTCCACCAGGCCCATCAGTAAGAGCTATCACCTTTAAAGTGCTTTTGGTTCCTCTACCATTATCAGAAGTGACTAAAGTGCTAAATACTAAATCAATCAACAGGGTGTTGCGGGTGACAGAGGAGAACAGGGACCCCCAGGTGTAAATGGATTCCAGGTGGGTCAGCCAAGTATCTCATTTAACTGCAGAAGGTATTGGCCATGTTTGTGACAGAGCTACATGTCAAAAGATACAATGTTGTTCAGAATAGATCAGGTACTGATGTGTCTATTGTTTAATCAGGGTTTACCAGGAAATCAAGGTCCCCCTGGAGAATCCGGGAAACCAGGTGACCTAGTGAGTATAATTTAAGTTAAAAATTGATGCAATCGCATTCCTTATCTTATTAGTGATTACAATCATAACATTTGATGATTTTGAGTGATAAACAGGTTTGCTTAGCAAGCATGTgatctttttctttcagggTATTCCTGGAGAGCTTGGTGCAGTTGGTCAAATTGGCCCTCGGGTAGGTGGACTTCACTTCTCAGAATGACCTTAATGCGTGGTGGAGTAAGACTGTGAGAACTGGTTGGGTTTCTTCCGCAGGGTGAGCGTGGAACTCCAGGGGAGAGAGGCGAGCTGGGTCCAGTTGGTCTGCAGGGACCCAAGGGAATCCCAGGAGCTCCTGGTCCCGATGGGCCAAAGGTAAATCACTCTTGCACAGTCAAGATGCAACTTGAAATTTGTAGTAGGTTGTTCTCTTGATAGCAAGGTCTGTTAGCTACAGTCACTAAATTAGCTAAGGAGCCATTTTGTCTTGAAGTGACGATCTCTGCTTGTCCATGAAGGGTAGTCCTGGTCCTGCTGGTGCCCTTGGTGATGTGGGTCCTCCAGGTCTTCAGGGGATGCCAGGGGAAAGAGGCATTTCTGGCCCATCTGGACCGAAAGGTGACAGagtaagtgttttttttcccacgttATTTTCGATTTGATTTCACTTGTGAAAGCaagttgaaatgaatggagtTGTGATTGGAGTACAACCCAAAGTGAGCAATCGCAATATTGTGGTGTGTTTTGTGCAGGGAGCCATTGGTGAGAAAGGCTCAGAGGGTACACCTGGAAATGACGGAGCAAGGGTGAGCAATTATATTCTTGACCCATGTCACACAttgggagttttttttcctacagATGAactcgtttttctttttttgtttctgaagACCTAAAGTTCAATTTGTGCTTCCATAAATGGAACGATTCAAAGCCCAccccagaaaaaaacatgcaagccCAAGCCATGATATTATCTCTACCGGCTTTCACCACTGAACGGCAACGGGGCCTAAATGTCTGTGCATTTCCTGTGTTTTCAGGGTGCACCTGGACCAGTTGGCCCATTAGGACCTGCAGGGCCCAGTGGTGAAAAGGTAGTGCTTTTCAGAACCTATGACTGCTTTTCAAAGGACAATGTATCTGGAGCAATTTAAGTAAGTATGTGACATATTTCAGGGAGAACCTGGACCTAAAGGACCTGCTGGACCTCTAGGTTCTAGAGGAGTGCCTGTGAGTATACGTGGCCAAAGCTTTAATTGCATATGTGCAATTTATTGCATAGTCCCGGTTACTGCGGACAATATAGGCTGACTATTTGCTCATCGTTTGCAGGGAGCCAGAGGTGACCCTGGCCCAATTGGTTCAGTTGGTTTTGCTGGACCGCCTGTAAGTTCTCATTTATTGCCTCGAGAACACAGGAACATAACCCCGAGGCAGTGTTTTAAAATAAGTCTGGTGCCTCTTTTACTATTTCATCACAGGGTATCGATGGCCAACCTGGAGTCAAAGGAGAGACAGGGGAACCCGGCCAGaaaggagatgctggatccCCTGGACCCCAAGGCTTAGCTGGTGCTCATGGTCCTCCTGTACGTTATAACAATGACAAGCCAACAGCCTTTCTAAATGTTAATCAAAGCATTTCCTGCATAcaagtcaaatatttgatcTCACTTTCAAGGGGCCGATTGGTGTAGCTGGACTGAAAGGCGGAAGAGGAACACAGGGTGCACCGGTATGGGaattttataatcacaaacattttttgatcATGTGACTGATCATAAAGCCATCAGTGAGCAAAAGGAGGAAAGTTAATAACAATGACCCATTGCAAGAAAGATCTTACGTCATGTTTTGTCCACAGGGGCCCACCGGTTTCCCTGGATCTGCAGGAAGAGTTGGCCCACCAGGTCCAACTGTAAGTATTGCCACCTGTCTAACATATTTCAGACAATCCAGATCAATCTGGAATACCAAATATGTGTCAGGATTTAGCGGTAATTTGCTTGAATGGGAGGAGTGTAGCTCATAtgatacattttcaagtaaGGACACATGAAGCACAATACAGTTTTTAACTTGCGGACAACTGTTGTGCGTAAACCATATCAAATAGAGTGACAGTCTTGATCAAGTTCCCTTTCATGACCACGCGATCCCCTCAGGGTCCAATTGGTGAACCTGGACCACTGGGAGCACCTGGAAAAGAGGGTCCTGCCGGTCTTCGTGGTGACCATGGAGCAAATGGAAGACAAGGAGAGCGAGGACCACCAGGACCTCCGGGAAGCTCTGGAGACAAGGGAGATTCTGGAGAAGACGGCCCTACGGTTGTAGTGACTCTTTTGTTGGGGAAAATACTTTTAATTGAACTACACCAGCTTATCTTAACATGGTCTCCAcacaattttgaatttgaattaaaacatGAGTGTTGTGTTGCTTCTTTAGCATTTTTATAGGTCAGTGTACAATAAACCTATTCAATTTGCAGTTAAAATACAGAACGAGCTCAATGAGCTAACGTTGGAATTTCTCAGTattaaatattgtgtttgtgaacTTTGCTTTAGGGTCCTGATGGTCCTCCAGGGCCAGCGGGAACTACAGGACAGAGAGGCATTGTGGGTCTTCCAGGTGTACGAGGAGAACGGGGAATGCCAGGTCTCCCAGGGCCAGCAGTCAGTATCTGTTTCTGTTACGACGCTTCCATGCATTTGATGTTATGTAGCAAAATTGGTCAGTGCATTCACCATTTTCTAAGAGTCCTTTTTACTTTTAGGGACTGCCAGGAAAACAGGGATCCCCTGGATCAACTGGAGACAAAGGTCCTCCGGGACCAGTTGGCGTTCCAGGTGCCAATGGACCACGTGGTGATCCTGGTCCTGATGTTAGTAGTCTTTCAATCTGTGTCTGTGGTTGTCCAAGTACGTTTCTTGCGCCTTCATGCTTGTCTTTGATCCTCAGGGCCCCGCTGGTTCAGACGGTCCACCAGGCAAAGAAGGCGTTCTTGGACAACGGGTAAGATCGAAAGAGGACGGAATTTATAAGAGGTTTTGAATGTTGCAAGAAACCAATTGTTGATACCTTTGCAGGGAGACAGAGGGGATCATGGTCCAGAGGGTTTGGCTGGTCCTCAGGGACTTCCGGGCCCCTCAGGTCCCGTTGGTGTAGCTGGGGAAGCTGGAAAACGAGGCCACGCTGTAAGCTGATTTTTCTCATATCTTGTTTGCCCAAAGGCAGTCAGAGTATCACTTTGTCTCTCCCTCGTGGAGTTCAGTGTCATACAAGTGTGTCTTGTATCTTGAGCCTGACTCATTTAAAACATTCTGAGGACATGTTGGTGCTTGAATGAACTCAACTCCACATGCTGGAAGGGTTTGGGTATTAAAATGTAGGAGCAGAGGTGTTGGCAGAGCCATTCAGTCCCTGAAgcctttttctttattttgcagGGCTCCAGAGGACCTGTTGGTCCTCCCGGATCGGCAGGAAAGAGAGGATTACTGGTGAGCTCTTCCCTGACTTGAAATAGATGTTGGAAGGCAATACCATCGCCGCTTTCAATCAGTCATAACTTGTGCACTTGTATCGCAGGGACCCCAAGGACCACGCGGAGATAAGGGGGATCTGGGTGATCATGGAGAGAGAGGCCAGAAGGGTCATCGTGGATTTACTGGTTTGCAGGGTCTTCCTGGGCCTCCTGTAAGTCCCAGCTCATCACAGCCATCacagaaatgtatttattctaCTTAGAGACTGCCGCAAGAAGCAACATTGCCCTGCTAGTAACATACATCAGGGAAGATTGTTCCTTGAGGGCTGGTGTCCTGCGTGTTAGGTACAGTCTGTCTCAAATGGTCGGATATACAGCgaggtctgcagaagctgcaTAACGGTAGGAGGCATAGAATTCAAGCCGGACACTGGCCCTCCGGGAACAGGCTTGAGGACGCCTgacatacgtacatacgtaCATGTACACATGTGATTGTTCGCTATTAAGATTTGTGTCTAAAGATAGAAGTAAGACCatccaaaataatattttggccTTTTAGGGTACAACAGGTGAACAGGGAGCTTCTGGAATCATTGGACCAAATGGTGCACGGGTAATTGAAAAACGTCCtcatttcttttattatttgataGTACGGTACTATTGTTTTTACTCTTTGTACTTGGATAATATTTCAGGGGCCACCTGGTCCTATCGGGCCTCCTGGAAAAGAAGGATACATTGGACAGCCTGGGCCCATGGGACCTCCAGGAACACGAGGAATCTCCGGAGAAATCGGACCTGAGGTATTATCTCATGAGAGAATCATGAAAGAGTGGAGGCAACTTGCAAAAACTGAAACCGCACATAAATTGCTCAACATGTTTTCAACAGTTTGGTGCTTGAGCAGTGTAACTAACTTTCTTGAAACACAGGGCCCTCCAGGAGAACCTGGACCCCCAGGCCTTCCTGGGCCACCAGGACCTCCCGTGGCAGCTATGGATGATCTGTTTGGAGGCTTTCACGATTACGACGATGccccccctccaccaccaGAGTTCAGCGAGGATGAGGCTCTACCCAACAGCAACAACTCCAGCGTCTTACCGGTGGACCCTGGCGTGCAGGCCACCCTCAAAGCTCTCAGCAGCCAAATTGACAGCATGAAGAGTCCAGACGGCAGCCGCAAGCACCCTGCCAGGACCTGCGATGACCTCAAGAGATGCTACCCCTCCAAAAAGAGCGGTTAGTGACCAAAGACATTATGCCCAACTGAAGGTCCCTGGGCCAAGTCTTTGACTGCCATTGACAGCTATTGATGTCAAATCCATGTTAACTGGGGGGGCTTGCAGTGAATCTTCAAACGCAAACTGGCTTCGTTTTGTAGACTTAAACTCAAACGCCGTTTGTTTCCCTCTGTGATGCAGGAGAATTCTGGGTGGACCCTAACCAAGGCAGCGCCGAGGACGCCATTAAAGTGTACTGCAACCTGGACACCGGGGAGACGTGCATCTCCGCCAACCCGGCCAGCCTACCTCGTAAAAACTGGTGGAGCTCTTCCAAGAACAAACCTGTGTGGTTTGGAGCCGACATCAACAGAGGAACACATGTGAGTGCTTTGAAAGCATTTCTTTCTTACCTATGCAAGGTGACGGCTGCACctttgtgtttgaattttgTCCAACAATTGAGTATATTTTTGACCCGGTTGTGGGGCTGGTCTGGACTGTAGCACCCGCAATGGAGGCAGGATTACTGTGGTTGTGGATTTTTCACAATACAgtcaattaaaatgcaaatccGCCGGCCGGACTTCCTTTGTCTCTTTGCAGTTCACTTATGGCAACAAAGAGCAGTCTGCAAATGCCCTGAGAGTGCAGATGACTTTCATTCGCCTGCTGTCCAAAGAAGCGTCTCAGTCTATCACCTACCACTGCAAGAACTCTGTGGGCTACAAGGACCAGAAGGCGGGCAACCTGAAGAAGGCCGTGGTCCTCAAAGCCTCCAACGACCTGGAGCTGAAAGCTGAGGGCAACAACCGCTTCAGATACACCGTGGTGGAAGACTCCTGCACTGTAAGTTTGCTCATCCCACTTCCAAGCTTCCATACGTGCTTACAAATgagtcaaatgtttgtttgtttgtttgtttgtttgtttttcccgtCCTTTTACAGCAACCAAACGGCAACTGGGGCAAGACAGTGTTTGAGTACAGGACACAGAAAACTGCCCGACTTCCCATTGTGGATCTGGCCCCTGTGGACATTGGCGGCCCCAATCAAGAGTTTGGCATCGATATCGGGCCAGTGTGCTTCTTATAAAACCAAAACGTCAGCGTGTGATGGTGAGACTATTGAACTGACAGCTGACCCCGATCAGCCACATTGTACATACGAGTACTGAGGACTATTCTGGCCCTGTGGCGAGATATTTATTGTGCCTTTCGACTCCGAACACATCCAAAGATTTGCGCAGAAAGTTTGAAATTCCAACCAATTAACGATTGGTGCCATTCAAAGCATTCCCTTTCGTTTTACTATGTATGTCTTGACTTTCTGCCTCATTGAGTTCCAAAGTTtcctgattttctttttttttcaccactaAAACGTAAATGTCCAAATAAAGATTTATAAATTTGAAATGCTTACCTTGTTTACCATGCGGTGGAGCAACTTAGGGGGACATTTGGCAATTTCATCGCGGTGTCTCGAGGGCCAACAAAGTTAGCCTGTTATGAGGGGGCGGTCCCGTCTCGTGACATGCTGCCAAAGCAATGCGGAGTAAAGCTTTCGTTACCCAGAGGCGGCTCTCGGGCTCGACCGTGGGAAGCGGTTTCGACTAACGGATACGCAGCCCACAGTTTgggggaaaataaatgaccaGCCATAGAAAGACGGAGACCACTTCATGCTCGTGTCGATTCGGTGCTGCAGATTCATCCACCCCCAAATGTAAATTCCCAAGTGTGTCCATACCTCCACCACGCATCAGAGGCTAATGCTGATGCTAATTGTGCGTCCAACAAAACTCCCTGCAGCTTTGCTTcccttttgactttgatgatAGCGCTTCACCCAGTGGCTGTAGCTGGGAAGGGATGGATGACCATCCAATGAGCTCCAATGTTCCTTCATCAAATGAGACAGAAAAAGGGTCCTCACAAAAGATGGAGCCACTCGTTTGATTTCACACTTGCTGGCCGGCCAGGGACACCAGGGACCCAACATAAAAGCAATtcaaaagtcaattttccaaAATACGGCCCCTTTACCCATCTTTGCTTGACAATTTTATGGCCTGGTGTTTTAAATCTTCAAAGATTGTTCATCTCTTTGATAGCTCAGCGCAGAACAGCAAAGATTCTAACACACCACCTATCTGGGAAcaagtcggccattttttttctttcttttcattttaatccaAGGAGGACTATGCAGATgtcaacaccccccccccaaaaatatccCGATTGCCGTTTCCTTTGTTAGCTACCTCGTCACCGAGACTGACATCCACCCGTGCAagacttttgtctttttgtgtctgttttgTGAAGTAGCATGATGCTAACTCCTCCAAGCTATCACGGTGCGGAACCTTCCGTCGTGCTttgtaatgtttttcttttttactcctAATAATACTGAAACAATCAACGGTAGCACAGCTTATTCTGCTTTTTTATGCATGTTGGTTGTCCCTTTTCAGTAAACTGGGTTTTTATATAATCTTCAAatcatttaacatttttttctttgaatagACCAAGGTGGCTATGAGTGCCTATTTGCTTTGTATCTCCTGCTATGcaacaaattaaacaaaatgctTGTTAATCCCCTAAACTCTTGTCATGTTAATTTAAGAATTTGTTG comes from Syngnathus acus chromosome 21, fSynAcu1.2, whole genome shotgun sequence and encodes:
- the col5a2a gene encoding collagen, type V, alpha 2a, whose translation is MMDFVHLRTFLFLLLSSAQVLIVTSQDDGGDGSCKADGQVFPNRDIWKPEPCRLCVCDNGQVLCDNIQCEELSNCEKVVVPEGECCPICQSETPSRGGGGGGGGGGGGGGSYGGGGGYQGQKGEPGEVPIVTGIRGRPGPMGPPGGPGARGPRGNKGRPGLRGSPGYDGEPGVPGQPGESGPPGHPTHPGGLGSQMAGVLEGKNAPQSMLTGSRGEAGARGPPGPSGSPGQAGPQGPPGDVGDPGHMGPSGQRGPEGPPGKPGEDGESGKPGNSGEVGFPGSQGARGFPGTPGPPGLKGHRGHAGLLGQKGEYGAVGSKGALGPPGPMGAPGPMGPAGMPGERGRSGPGGAAGKRGLPGNVGKPGPIGPLGLSGPSGYPGTPGMKGQPGPTGVRGPEGPQGQRGETGHLGRPGAVGLRGPLGTDGGTGVKGPVGNLGPQGPGGHLGPSGPPGPQGSTGQPGIKGQLGDVGVPGFKGEAGPKGEFGPPGSQGVIGPQGEEGKRGPRGDPGTVGPPGAVGERGSPGNRGFPGADGLPGPKGSQGDRGISGPSGPKGSLGDPGRTGEPGLPGARGLTGTPGVQGAEGKPGPVGGPGEDGRPGPAGSIGNRGPAGTMGIPGPKGFNGDPGKTGEQGSAGVAGQRGPPGKDGEVGPAGPPGPSGVAGDRGEQGPPGVNGFQGLPGNQGPPGESGKPGDLGIPGELGAVGQIGPRGERGTPGERGELGPVGLQGPKGIPGAPGPDGPKGSPGPAGALGDVGPPGLQGMPGERGISGPSGPKGDRGAIGEKGSEGTPGNDGARGAPGPVGPLGPAGPSGEKGEPGPKGPAGPLGSRGVPGARGDPGPIGSVGFAGPPGIDGQPGVKGETGEPGQKGDAGSPGPQGLAGAHGPPGPIGVAGLKGGRGTQGAPGPTGFPGSAGRVGPPGPTGPIGEPGPLGAPGKEGPAGLRGDHGANGRQGERGPPGPPGSSGDKGDSGEDGPTGPDGPPGPAGTTGQRGIVGLPGVRGERGMPGLPGPAGLPGKQGSPGSTGDKGPPGPVGVPGANGPRGDPGPDGPAGSDGPPGKEGVLGQRGDRGDHGPEGLAGPQGLPGPSGPVGVAGEAGKRGHAGSRGPVGPPGSAGKRGLLGPQGPRGDKGDLGDHGERGQKGHRGFTGLQGLPGPPGTTGEQGASGIIGPNGARGPPGPIGPPGKEGYIGQPGPMGPPGTRGISGEIGPEGPPGEPGPPGLPGPPGPPVAAMDDLFGGFHDYDDAPPPPPEFSEDEALPNSNNSSVLPVDPGVQATLKALSSQIDSMKSPDGSRKHPARTCDDLKRCYPSKKSGEFWVDPNQGSAEDAIKVYCNLDTGETCISANPASLPRKNWWSSSKNKPVWFGADINRGTHFTYGNKEQSANALRVQMTFIRLLSKEASQSITYHCKNSVGYKDQKAGNLKKAVVLKASNDLELKAEGNNRFRYTVVEDSCTQPNGNWGKTVFEYRTQKTARLPIVDLAPVDIGGPNQEFGIDIGPVCFL